The Candidatus Amarolinea dominans genomic interval ATGGCAGCCTGCACCGCTTCACCCCCGAAAAGGTGATGCAGATCGAAGCCGACCTGGGCGCGGACATCATCATGGCGCTGGACGAGTGCCCTGACCCGCTCGACCGCCATTATAATGAAATTGCCCTGCAGCGCACGCACGCCTGGGCCGCCCGCTGCCGTGAGTCGCAGCGCCGCGCGGATCAGGCCCTGTTCGGCATCGTGCAGGGCGGTATCTTTCCCGATCTGCGCGTGCAGAGCGCCCATTTCCTGCGCAGCCTTGATTTCCCCGGCTATGGCATCGGCGGGCTGGCCGTCGGTGAAACCAAAGAGCAGATGTACGCCACGCTCGACATCACCGTGCCGGAATTGCCCGCCGACCGCCCGCGCTACCTGATGGGCGTCGGCGCTCCGGAAGACCTGGTGGAGGCGGTGGCGCGCGGGGTTGACCTGTTCGACTGCGTCCTGCCCACGCGTGTGGCGCGCAACGGCGGGCTGATGACCCGCCGCGGCCGCCTGAATCTGCGCAACGCCCAGTATGCAGCCGACACGCGGCCGGTGGAAGAAGGCTGCGCCTGCGCCTGCTGCCGCACCTTCAGCCGCGCCTATCTGCGTCACCTGTTCAAGGCCGGCGAAATCCTGGCCCTGCGCCTCGCCACCGTGCATAACCTACACTTCCTCCTGACCCTCATGGCCGACATGCGCGCCGCCATCAGCGCCGGCCGCTTCGATGAACTGCGCCGCGGCTTCCTGGCCGACTATCAGCGGCCCGATCAGGAGACGCGTCACCGCCAGCACGCCGCGCACCGCCAGCGCCTGGCAACCGGAGCAGGCGCATGAACCGCCTGCCGATTGTGCTCATGCTGGCCCTGCTGCTCAGCGCGTGCAGCGGCACCCCGCTCGAAACCCCCGCGCCGCAGCACTTCACCATTGCCGGCTCCACCAGTGCGCAGCCGCTGCTGGCGTCGCTGACCGCCGCCTACCATCAGCAGCATCCGCACATCTCCTTCGATCTGCAGCCGGTGGGCAGCGCGCTGGGCCAGGCCATGCTGGCGAACGGACAGGCCGACCTGGCCGTCTCCTCCTGGCTGACCAGCACCGAGTTGCCGGGTTTGCAGGTCATGCCCATCGCCGTCGACGCCGTGACCGTCATCGTCCATGCACGCAACCCGATCACCAACGTCACCCTGCTGCAGTTGCGCGACATCTACCGGGGGCGCCTGCTCGACTGGCAAGAAATCGGCGGCCGCAGCGCGGAGATCATCGTCGTCAGCCGCGAAGACGGCTCCGGCACACGAGCCTTCTTCGAGGAGCACGTCATGGGGGATCAGCGCGTCACCCTGACCGCGCTCGTCATGCCCAGCGAAGAGGCCGTGCGCGCCTACGTCGCCTCGCACACCAACGCCATCGGCTACGCCTCCCTCATCGGCGAGACCGGCGCCAGCGCCGACGTAAAGACGTTGGCGCTAGAGGGTGTGGTTCCCGAACTTGCCACGCTGCAGGCCGCAGGTTATCATCTCACGCGCACGATCTACCTGCTGGCGCATGCACCAGTCAAGCCGTCAGTGCAGCCCTTTTGGGAGTTTGCGCAGCGGATGAAGGCAGAATAGAGGTTGGAGACCGGAGACCGGAGACCGGAAAAACTCCCTTCTTCCACGAAACCCGATCTCCGATCTCTGATCTCTGATCTCTGATAGCAACAAGAAAGGACGGGGCCCAATGACTGTAGCCGAGGCCACTGACGAAGTTCGCACTCAATTTCAACGGCTGGCGCAAAGCGCGGCGCGGTTGCGCGCCTGGCAGGCCACCTATGTGGACGCGCTGGCCGCGCAGCAAAAGGCCGCCTTGCTCGAACTGGCGGCGACCTACGCCGGTCAGCGTGAGTCCGCGCAGGCCGGGTTTCGCCAACAGGTGACGGCGGCAGGCGCCGGGTTAGCCGGCGAGGTGGCGCAGATTCATACGCGTTGGCAGGCGGACCACGCAGCCGTGGCCTGGCTGGCCGGTTCCTGGCCCGCTGCGGCCGCCGAAGGTTACACTCCGCCCGCGCTGACGGCGCCCACACCCAGCAGTGTGCGCATCGGCCGCCTGCGCCTGGAGGGCGATCCCGGCGCGTGGGACATGCCCGCGTTGGCGCCCTTGCTCGGCCAATCGCACGTGCTCATCGAAGCCCGCGGCGACGCCGGCCGTGCAGCCGCCGGCCAGGCATTGCTGCAATCGGTGCTGCTGCGCCTGGTGTTGACCTGCCCGCCGCGCCGCGTGCAGTTGACGCTGTGCGAGCCGGGCGGCGCCGGCAGCCTGCTGGCCGGTTTCCTGCATCTGCCGCCAGAGCAGCGTGGGCCTCGCGTCTTCGTGCGGCCGGACGAGCTGAGCGCGCAGTTGGCGCAGATCAGTGAGCACATCACGCACGTGGCCCAGGAGCGGCTGCGCAACGTCTACGCCACGGTGGAGGAGTACAACGCGGCCAACCCGGCCACGGCTGTACCCTATCGTGTGCTGGTGATTGCCGGCCTGCCCGCCGGCTGCGACGAACGCACCTGGGCCGCCCTCCTGCAAGTCGCGCGCACCGGGCCGGCCGCCGGCGTCTACCTGCTGGCAACCCTGGACAGCCTGACGCCGCCCGCGCGCAACATCAACCTCGCCGACCTGACCGCGCAATGCACCCCGCTGCGCTTCACCGCCCCTGACTGTCTGGTCTGGCAGGACGCGGAGCTCGGCGAATTTGCTGTAACGCCCGACGCCCCGCCGCCCGCCGCACAGATGAACACCTGGCTGACCACGGCCGGCGCAGGGTTAGCGCGGACAACGACGGCGCTGGACTTTGCACAGATCATGCCGCCGCCAGAACGGCGCTGGACCAGCAGCAGCCGCGACGGGCTGGAAATCCCCATTGGCCTGGACAGCACGGGCGCAGTATACCGTCTGCAGTTGGGCCGCGGCGTCATCCATCATGGCTTGCTCGGCGGCGCGCCTGGCTCAGGCAAATCGAACCTCCTGCACGTGCTGATCCTGCAACTGGCCCTGACCTATTCGCCGGACGAGGTCGAGCTGTATCTGTTGGACTTCCGTGAAGGCGTTGAATTTCAGGACTATGTGTCGTTACCGCACGCGCGCGTGGTGGCGCTGGAAAGCGAGCGTGAGTTCGCACTGGGTATCCTGGATCGCTTGCAAGCCGAAATGACGGCGCGCAGCGACCGCTTCCGGCCGGTTGGTGTGCAGTTTCTTGCCGACTACGTCGGCGTGACGGGACGCCCATTCCCGCGCATCCTCCTCATCATTGACGAGTTCCAGGTCCTCTTCAGCGAAGAGGACGCGTTGGCGCGCAGGGCCAGCGAACGCCTGGACAGTCTCACCCGCCTCGGCCGCGGCTTTGGCATCCATGTTCTGCTCAGCTCACAGACGCCGACCATCTCCGGTATCCACAGTCGCACGCTGTACGAGCAGATGGGGCTGCGCATGGCGCTGCGCTGCACGCCGATGGTCTCGCAGGCCGTGTTGGGCGACGGGAACGTAGCGGCCAGCCAGTTGAGCCAGGTCGGTCGGGCCATCGTCAACGACGGACTGGGCGCCTCGCACCAAAACCGCGAGGTGCAGGTCGCGCTGCTGCCCGCGGCCGAACGCCGCGCCGCGCTGGCCGCGGTGCGCACGCTGGCGCACGCGCGCAGCGATCCGGCAGCCGTCACCTTTACCGCGCGCGCGCCGGCGAGATTGGAAGCCAACCCCGAGCTGCAAACGGCCCTGACGCAAGGAGGGTCAGCCGCGCTCGACGACGGGGTGCAGATCTGGTTGGGCGAGCCAATCGCGCTCAAGGCGCCCACCGCGGCGCGCCTGGAACGCTACAAAGCCTCCAATCTGCTCATCATCGGCGGCGATGAAGATCAGGCGTTCGGCTTGCTCGTCGCGACCGTGTTGAGTGTGGCCGCGCAAAGTGATCCCGCGCAGGCCCAGTTCCTGGTTGGCGACTTCACGCGGCCCACATCGCGCTACTTTGGGCTCTTTGGCCGCCTCAACCTGCCTCACCGCGTCGAAGTGCTGAATGCGCGCCAGTTACGCGGCCCTGATCCGGCTGCTCCACCCGCCGGCGCCAGCAGCGGCCCTGACTCGGCTGCTCCACCGGCCGGCGCCAGCAGCCCCGCACCGGGTCGGACCTCCCGCTTCGATTTCCCGACGCCGGCGGTGAACGCGCCGCCCGCCGCAATGCCGGCGGCCGCCACACCGCTGGACCGCCTGGAGGCGCTGATTGCCGAGCGTTCGGCGCAGATGGACAGCGGCATCGTACCGGATGGCCCGGCCATCT includes:
- the tgt gene encoding tRNA guanosine(34) transglycosylase Tgt gives rise to the protein MSFDFTLLAQDGATAARTGIFQTPHGPIATPCFAPVGTQATVKTLTPADLHELGATLILANTYHLYLRPGSELIARLGGLHRFMAWDGPILTDSGGYQVFSLAHRRKLDADGVTFRSHLDGSLHRFTPEKVMQIEADLGADIIMALDECPDPLDRHYNEIALQRTHAWAARCRESQRRADQALFGIVQGGIFPDLRVQSAHFLRSLDFPGYGIGGLAVGETKEQMYATLDITVPELPADRPRYLMGVGAPEDLVEAVARGVDLFDCVLPTRVARNGGLMTRRGRLNLRNAQYAADTRPVEEGCACACCRTFSRAYLRHLFKAGEILALRLATVHNLHFLLTLMADMRAAISAGRFDELRRGFLADYQRPDQETRHRQHAAHRQRLATGAGA
- a CDS encoding phosphate ABC transporter substrate-binding protein; protein product: MNRLPIVLMLALLLSACSGTPLETPAPQHFTIAGSTSAQPLLASLTAAYHQQHPHISFDLQPVGSALGQAMLANGQADLAVSSWLTSTELPGLQVMPIAVDAVTVIVHARNPITNVTLLQLRDIYRGRLLDWQEIGGRSAEIIVVSREDGSGTRAFFEEHVMGDQRVTLTALVMPSEEAVRAYVASHTNAIGYASLIGETGASADVKTLALEGVVPELATLQAAGYHLTRTIYLLAHAPVKPSVQPFWEFAQRMKAE